From Rhodovastum atsumiense, a single genomic window includes:
- a CDS encoding DUF2478 domain-containing protein — MSEDAKAGANAPGRVAAVVFSASDDVDAVLHAAVAALRGQGLRVGGLLQRLGAEIRPRKHEMLLEVLETGESIRLDAPRGTQTRACTLDTDALARAAMSLRAALQGRPDVLVVSRFGKQEATGSGMRDEIAEAVLSDIAVLVAVSDALLADWEAFLGGGGCVLPADGDAILQWAKSAVAPAHVPEGCSPV; from the coding sequence ATGTCCGAAGATGCCAAAGCCGGCGCCAACGCGCCTGGCCGGGTTGCAGCCGTGGTCTTCTCTGCTTCCGATGATGTCGATGCGGTGCTTCACGCCGCTGTCGCGGCATTGCGCGGGCAGGGCCTGCGGGTCGGCGGCCTGTTGCAGCGGCTCGGCGCGGAGATCCGGCCGCGCAAGCATGAAATGCTGCTGGAGGTGCTGGAAACCGGCGAAAGCATCCGTCTGGATGCGCCGCGCGGCACCCAGACGCGGGCCTGCACCCTGGACACCGATGCGCTGGCGCGGGCGGCCATGAGCCTGCGTGCCGCGCTGCAGGGGCGCCCGGATGTGCTGGTGGTCAGTCGCTTCGGCAAGCAGGAGGCAACGGGCAGCGGCATGCGCGACGAGATCGCCGAAGCGGTGCTCTCGGACATCGCCGTGCTGGTCGCCGTCAGCGACGCGTTGCTTGCGGACTGGGAAGCGTTCCTCGGTGGCGGCGGCTGCGTGCTGCCGGCCGATGGCGATGCGATCCTGCAATGGGCGAAGTCGGCAGTGGCGCCGGCCCATGTCCCCGAGGGCTGTTCGCCGGTGTAG